The region CAATTCGAGACAATCTCCTGAGGCGAATTCGGCAGGAAGGCCTCGAGCAGTTTTTTGGTGAGATTCTGATTCCCACTGAAAAGGTGGTAGAGAATAAAAACGGTAAAAAGAAAGTTGTCGAGCACAAGTTGTACCCTGGATACCTCATGGTTCAGATGATTCTGAACGATGACACCTGGTACATTGTGAGAACGACGGGTGGTGTGGGTGATTTCACTGGTTCTGCCGGTAAGCCGACACCGATGCAGGATCATGAGATAGCTCGTATGCTGCAGAAGCAGGAGCAGAAGCAGGAATCTGCTGCTCCTGCCATGAAGATTGAGTTTGCTGTGGGTGATATTGTCAAGATCAAGGAAGGGACCTTCGAAGGTTTTGAAGGCCCGATTGATTCGATTGACGAAGCGAACGGCAAGATTAACGTACTAGTGGAAATTTTTGGACGGTCAACACCTGTTGAGCTGGAGTACTGGCAGGCCGAAAGGCCGTAGTCTCCGCTGCTGGTTGTTAACTCGTTCCAGGTGATAGATCTGCAATCCTTGTTGAAGCTGAATAGATATGGCCAAGAAAGAAGCGAAGATTAAGGCTCAGGTGAAGGTCCAGATCCCTGGGGGGAAGGCCACGCCGGCTCCTCCCGTGGGTACTGCACTCGGGCCTCACGGTGTG is a window of Planctopirus limnophila DSM 3776 DNA encoding:
- the nusG gene encoding transcription termination/antitermination protein NusG; protein product: MAVDGKATEGVAGGASSSNSEVASTENAMLWYVLKITSNREKSIRDNLLRRIRQEGLEQFFGEILIPTEKVVENKNGKKKVVEHKLYPGYLMVQMILNDDTWYIVRTTGGVGDFTGSAGKPTPMQDHEIARMLQKQEQKQESAAPAMKIEFAVGDIVKIKEGTFEGFEGPIDSIDEANGKINVLVEIFGRSTPVELEYWQAERP